From Roseburia hominis, the proteins below share one genomic window:
- a CDS encoding preprotein translocase subunit SecY has protein sequence MSQANSKSNIIKYKILYTCIILFVYELGKGIPLYEVETLARSIHTISAEEILIQTISGDAYRSSVFALGIFPYMISSLLVQIAMAILNAFSKDKVSPGKLGRITALVTFVVAMLQAFSLVRGLQFRTEGVFVREVAVMEMVTGAMLIWWMSDRIGRYGIGGRMMIGLVNIVSRIGSTIIGHSVQELIVPLAISAAGMLIMMIMENAEFRIPVQRISIHNVYADKNYMAVKLNPAGVMPMMFSTVVFMLPQLVVSLLEKLFPGQPDIIWWQANLSLARPLGIGVYIICMYLLTIFLAIMTVNPKDITEQFLKSGDSIVGIHAGRDTRRYLRKVIWSISIFSATVMGGCVAVPLVLQLRGSLDSTLVMLPTTVMMLTGLWCNFIREYVSVRKYDLYHPIF, from the coding sequence TTGTCACAGGCCAATAGTAAATCAAACATAATAAAGTACAAAATTTTATATACCTGCATCATTCTTTTTGTATATGAACTGGGAAAAGGCATCCCCTTATATGAGGTAGAGACTCTGGCGCGTTCCATCCATACCATATCTGCAGAGGAAATATTAATACAGACTATCAGCGGAGATGCGTACCGTTCTTCTGTTTTTGCACTTGGCATCTTTCCATATATGATATCGTCTCTCCTTGTACAGATTGCAATGGCAATCCTTAACGCATTTTCAAAGGATAAGGTTTCCCCCGGAAAGCTTGGACGCATTACCGCTCTGGTGACTTTTGTGGTAGCTATGCTGCAGGCTTTTTCGTTAGTGCGGGGACTGCAGTTTAGAACTGAGGGCGTTTTCGTAAGAGAAGTAGCTGTGATGGAGATGGTCACAGGTGCAATGTTGATCTGGTGGATGTCTGACCGAATCGGCAGATATGGCATCGGAGGAAGAATGATGATAGGGTTGGTGAATATTGTGAGCCGGATCGGCTCCACGATAATAGGTCATTCGGTGCAGGAACTTATCGTTCCTCTGGCAATATCCGCCGCAGGTATGCTTATCATGATGATCATGGAAAATGCGGAATTCCGGATTCCGGTACAGCGCATTTCGATACACAATGTCTATGCGGACAAAAACTATATGGCTGTCAAACTGAACCCTGCCGGGGTAATGCCGATGATGTTCTCCACGGTAGTATTTATGCTTCCGCAGCTGGTGGTTTCCCTGCTGGAGAAGCTGTTTCCAGGACAGCCGGATATTATCTGGTGGCAGGCTAATTTATCTTTGGCGCGGCCGCTTGGGATAGGCGTATATATCATATGTATGTATCTGCTTACCATTTTTTTGGCTATCATGACGGTCAACCCGAAGGATATTACGGAACAGTTCTTAAAGAGCGGGGACAGTATCGTAGGTATTCATGCAGGGCGCGACACCAGGCGGTATTTGCGGAAAGTAATATGGAGCATAAGCATTTTCAGCGCTACGGTCATGGGCGGATGCGTTGCGGTGCCGTTAGTTCTGCAGCTTCGAGGAAGTCTTGACAGTACGCTCGTAATGCTTCCGACAACAGTTATGATGCTGACCGGTTTGTGGTGCAATTTTATTCGGGAGTATGTTTCTGTTCGGAAATATGATTTATACCATCCCATATTTTAG
- the secA2 gene encoding accessory Sec system translocase SecA2, translating to MKQRRKLRQLNKLLRQVRRCGEYMAELSDEELAHLTVEFKERLARGETLDDILPEAFAAVCEADYRILGMAPFDVQVLGGIALHKGYLAEMNTGEGKTLAATMPLYLNALTGKSTILVTVNDYLAARDAQEMGQVYRFMGLSVAAGVCESGGEGFSNAEKKEIYSADIVYTTHGTLGFDYLLDNLVTKASDRFLREFYYVIIDEADSVLLDSAQMPLVISASPRVQSNLYEMADFFVTTLQEDVDYEQEEGKVWLTDKGVQYAETFFQIDNFYSREYFEINRHVILALRAHVLLEEGKDYVVSPDGEAVLLDGESGRMMRGVKLRGGQHQAIEVKEGFKPSQESRSVAAITFQNLFLMFPKMAGMSGTLSDAAEELRDVYGVKVLVIPPNRPMRRKDLRDLYFRDSDRQLEAAVRMISELHETGRPILVVASSIVDTELISESLLKVEIPHNVLNANNAAWEAQIIKEAGQKGAVTVATSMAGRGTDIKLGEGVEELGGLAVLGIGRMANTRMERQVRGRAGRQGDVGTSRFLVSLEDGVVEGNGPSNLDKYLEGKKRIGRCKLKKVINKAQSLETEFATIGRKRSTDYDKVVQKQRALIYTTRDHLLAGDDVPIEKVLETARENIRDFLDAEMPVDIYSLNRYILDNISYRLDDDIADIPLDDHDVIEECLIRKVEQGLRAQEEKLGNRQRMNEFMRIVILSAVDNAWVEQMDYIQQLQAVVSGRATAQRNPLLEYQNEAFESFGKMEKTVKINAIRNVLLSSVFVDEAGRIHILLP from the coding sequence ATGAAACAGAGAAGAAAACTGAGGCAACTGAATAAGCTTCTGCGTCAGGTAAGAAGATGCGGAGAATATATGGCTGAGCTTTCGGATGAAGAGCTGGCGCATCTGACCGTGGAGTTTAAGGAGAGATTGGCTCGCGGGGAGACGCTGGATGATATCCTGCCGGAAGCATTTGCGGCGGTATGTGAGGCCGATTACAGGATTCTGGGAATGGCGCCATTTGATGTACAGGTTCTGGGCGGTATTGCTCTTCACAAGGGATACCTTGCGGAGATGAATACCGGCGAAGGGAAAACGCTGGCAGCGACCATGCCCCTGTACCTGAATGCTCTGACGGGGAAAAGCACCATATTGGTAACAGTGAACGATTACCTTGCAGCCAGAGATGCGCAGGAGATGGGGCAGGTATACCGTTTCATGGGGCTGTCTGTGGCGGCAGGCGTCTGTGAAAGTGGGGGCGAGGGCTTTTCAAATGCGGAAAAAAAGGAGATTTATTCCGCGGATATTGTATATACGACCCATGGAACGCTGGGTTTTGATTATTTGTTGGACAATCTGGTCACAAAAGCAAGCGACCGGTTTCTGCGGGAATTTTACTATGTGATTATTGATGAGGCGGATTCTGTCCTTTTGGACAGCGCACAGATGCCTCTTGTCATTTCTGCCTCTCCCAGAGTGCAGTCCAATCTGTATGAGATGGCAGATTTTTTTGTCACCACGCTTCAGGAGGATGTGGACTATGAACAGGAAGAGGGAAAGGTATGGCTTACAGACAAGGGAGTGCAGTATGCTGAGACATTTTTCCAAATTGATAATTTTTACAGCAGAGAATATTTTGAGATCAACCGACATGTGATCCTGGCGCTCAGAGCTCATGTATTGCTTGAGGAAGGCAAGGATTATGTTGTGTCTCCTGACGGAGAGGCTGTGCTTCTGGATGGGGAATCCGGACGTATGATGCGGGGCGTGAAGCTTCGCGGAGGGCAGCATCAGGCGATCGAAGTGAAAGAGGGCTTTAAGCCTTCTCAGGAAAGTCGTTCTGTTGCCGCGATTACGTTCCAGAATTTATTTTTGATGTTTCCGAAGATGGCAGGGATGAGCGGTACGCTGTCAGATGCGGCCGAAGAGCTGAGGGATGTGTATGGCGTGAAGGTTCTGGTCATACCGCCCAACCGTCCGATGAGGAGAAAGGATCTGCGGGATTTGTATTTCAGAGATTCGGACAGGCAGCTTGAAGCGGCGGTACGTATGATATCGGAGCTCCATGAAACGGGCCGGCCGATTCTGGTTGTGGCATCTTCCATAGTGGACACGGAGCTGATATCGGAAAGCCTGTTGAAGGTGGAGATTCCGCATAATGTATTGAATGCGAATAATGCGGCGTGGGAAGCCCAGATTATCAAAGAAGCCGGGCAGAAGGGTGCGGTGACTGTCGCGACGTCGATGGCGGGGCGAGGCACTGATATTAAGCTTGGAGAAGGCGTCGAGGAGCTTGGCGGGCTTGCGGTGCTCGGAATAGGCCGGATGGCCAATACCAGGATGGAAAGACAGGTGAGAGGCCGCGCCGGAAGACAGGGGGATGTGGGCACAAGCCGTTTCCTCGTGTCTTTGGAGGATGGGGTCGTGGAAGGCAACGGACCGTCAAACCTCGATAAATATCTGGAGGGTAAGAAGCGCATTGGCAGGTGTAAGCTGAAAAAAGTGATTAACAAAGCCCAGTCACTGGAAACGGAATTTGCGACTATAGGGCGGAAACGTTCTACGGATTATGATAAGGTCGTGCAAAAGCAGAGGGCGCTGATTTATACGACCAGGGATCATCTCCTTGCCGGGGATGACGTGCCGATAGAAAAGGTATTGGAGACGGCGAGGGAGAATATAAGGGACTTTCTGGATGCGGAGATGCCGGTCGATATTTACTCGCTTAACCGGTATATTCTGGATAATATTTCCTACCGCCTGGATGATGATATTGCGGATATTCCGCTGGATGATCATGACGTCATCGAAGAGTGTCTTATAAGGAAGGTTGAGCAAGGGTTAAGAGCGCAGGAGGAGAAGCTGGGGAACAGGCAGCGCATGAATGAGTTTATGCGTATTGTTATCTTGAGTGCCGTTGATAATGCATGGGTGGAACAGATGGATTATATTCAACAGCTTCAGGCGGTGGTGTCCGGAAGGGCTACCGCACAGAGGAATCCGTTATTAGAGTACCAGAATGAGGCTTTTGAGTCTTTTGGGAAAATGGAGAAGACAGTGAAAATAAATGCGATTCGGAATGTGCTGCTTAGCAGTGTGTTTGTGGATGAGGCGGGGAGGATTCATATACTGCTTCCGTAG
- the asp3 gene encoding accessory Sec system protein Asp3 has protein sequence MTGERWTIFWSEYSSDTYLYGSEISYNRKDEVVFRNKLMPPGTVIKQWYSKTNYQAQRIEPVLPMIDGEGRYRIRVDIDCPKGEAWLVRLVFFDKYGEEVGSVAVRDRIMNFRCPLKTYSYKMQLVNGGMTEFYFHSIEIWEIIDETEKKTEATE, from the coding sequence ATGACGGGTGAAAGATGGACGATTTTCTGGAGTGAATATTCTTCGGACACTTATCTTTATGGGTCGGAAATATCCTACAATAGAAAGGATGAAGTTGTGTTCAGAAACAAGCTGATGCCGCCGGGGACAGTGATCAAGCAGTGGTATTCTAAAACGAATTACCAAGCACAGAGGATTGAGCCTGTACTGCCTATGATTGACGGGGAGGGCAGGTATCGGATCCGTGTGGATATTGACTGTCCGAAAGGGGAAGCATGGCTTGTAAGGCTGGTGTTTTTTGACAAATACGGGGAGGAAGTCGGTTCTGTTGCTGTCAGAGACAGGATTATGAATTTCAGGTGCCCTTTAAAAACATATAGCTATAAGATGCAGCTGGTTAATGGCGGGATGACAGAGTTTTACTTTCATTCGATTGAGATATGGGAAATTATAGATGAAACAGAGAAGAAAACTGAGGCAACTGAATAA
- the asp2 gene encoding accessory Sec system protein Asp2 encodes MDKIHILQIGDRDWNEVYELPEEVNLEHTRVFTELPEKPYDMCILDKAPSEEEIELLYQAVKAYTLFLTESVRMRGPAAWLCRSKRAKRIADSDMQRFLLEETRYFFSKPYGEKFSLRDVAISRDFSGTVKWHGNYSVELQGEFGDDFCQIALWRYNSPVSQGQVVDLWLEYHKEPEVELSLIVNQFVDSSVDQMLGQCEFDETQLSRMMRIEAKNGDSSLSFSLRARGKGKLQIIALHKRFSRGGCGHFLPGGKRYVSSGREELFYYFDPCNMEPPLNVYFAGYKTQESFEGYHLMKNMDCPFLLLSEPRLEGGSFYMGSRRYERRIISIIEKYMEELGFTSDQVILSGLSMGTYGALYYGCDIRPHALILGKPLASIGNVAANEKHLRPGGFATSLDVLRYVCGSLDTDAVERLNSRFWDKFDASDWGRTKFIVSYMIEDDYDSDAYNKLLSHLSSSGVQVYGKGSHGRHNDNTSAIVNWFVDQYGKVLREDFGRGIKKK; translated from the coding sequence TTGGATAAGATTCATATTTTGCAAATAGGGGACAGAGACTGGAATGAAGTTTACGAACTCCCGGAAGAGGTCAATTTAGAGCATACAAGGGTTTTTACAGAGCTTCCGGAAAAGCCTTATGATATGTGTATTTTGGACAAGGCTCCCAGCGAGGAAGAGATAGAGCTGTTATACCAGGCAGTGAAGGCGTATACATTGTTTCTTACGGAAAGCGTAAGGATGCGTGGACCGGCAGCCTGGCTTTGCAGATCAAAAAGAGCGAAGCGTATTGCGGATTCAGATATGCAGCGGTTTTTATTAGAGGAAACGAGATATTTTTTCTCAAAGCCTTATGGAGAAAAATTCAGCTTAAGAGATGTAGCTATTTCCCGTGACTTTTCTGGCACTGTGAAGTGGCATGGCAACTATAGTGTGGAACTGCAGGGAGAGTTTGGCGACGATTTCTGCCAGATTGCCCTTTGGAGGTATAACAGTCCCGTGTCTCAGGGGCAGGTTGTTGATCTGTGGCTGGAATATCATAAGGAACCGGAAGTCGAGCTGTCCCTTATAGTGAATCAGTTTGTTGATAGTAGCGTTGATCAGATGCTGGGACAGTGTGAGTTTGATGAAACACAGTTAAGCCGGATGATGCGGATTGAGGCAAAGAATGGGGACAGTAGTCTGTCGTTTTCACTGCGCGCCAGAGGAAAAGGGAAACTTCAGATTATTGCGTTGCATAAGAGATTCTCCAGAGGAGGTTGCGGGCATTTCCTACCAGGAGGGAAGCGTTATGTATCGTCTGGGCGAGAGGAGCTTTTCTATTATTTTGATCCATGCAATATGGAACCACCTCTCAATGTATATTTTGCCGGATATAAGACACAGGAGAGTTTTGAAGGTTACCACCTGATGAAAAACATGGACTGTCCTTTTCTGCTATTATCCGAGCCGCGGCTTGAGGGCGGGAGTTTTTATATGGGGTCGCGAAGATATGAGAGACGGATTATTTCTATTATTGAAAAATATATGGAAGAGTTGGGGTTTACTTCGGATCAGGTTATACTATCTGGTCTTTCCATGGGAACCTACGGTGCTTTATATTATGGGTGTGATATCAGGCCGCATGCATTGATTCTGGGCAAACCTCTGGCCAGCATAGGAAATGTGGCCGCAAATGAGAAGCATCTCCGTCCGGGAGGCTTTGCCACATCTTTGGATGTATTGCGGTATGTGTGCGGCTCTCTGGATACGGATGCAGTAGAAAGGTTAAATAGCAGGTTTTGGGATAAATTTGATGCTTCTGACTGGGGAAGGACGAAATTCATCGTATCTTATATGATAGAGGATGATTATGATTCGGATGCATATAACAAACTGCTTTCCCACCTTAGCTCAAGCGGCGTGCAGGTATATGGAAAGGGAAGTCATGGCAGGCATAATGATAATACGAGCGCAATTGTAAATTGGTTCGTTGACCAATATGGGAAGGTCTTGCGCGAGGATTTCGGGAGAGGGATAAAGAAAAAATGA
- a CDS encoding accessory Sec system glycosyltransferase GtfB, protein MFLFCNKYTENTRELQNTINNVKCTSTTIVVLEDDGFLPDEILSPYEYFIVQSNQKTHEKKELHYNFLEVPEFWEICADGTNGVIYDMGCKKAAIYFKEPIEKRIVQRVEWCMENGWICKIDFYNKYGMRYASEFLDKKGKVESKVFFTDINQEVIVEQPQNGTITLSKDGRMQAFCTSYDKFMELFVDKANLKGEYALFIQNDEEFRLLNTKIKGKNMWKYVLFQNKELLDKYISMDGKDGYRFYAVPEIYPINRAAGKVLILTASDQIEGIEYFVHELPEIMFYIGANTQVSDKLYKLAEQVNVEIYPQISSQNLNALWDECDFYFDINYYREIYDAVNVAHQKNLLIMGFEDTVHDRELVTEECIFFKSDCGALIRKMKQLVNNSALIQNLLLKQQKKKRDIWNKLVGLTENKEG, encoded by the coding sequence GTGTTTCTTTTTTGTAATAAATATACGGAGAATACTAGAGAATTGCAGAATACTATAAATAATGTCAAGTGCACATCAACAACAATAGTGGTATTAGAGGATGATGGCTTTTTACCAGATGAAATATTGTCACCTTATGAGTATTTTATAGTGCAGTCAAATCAGAAAACCCATGAAAAAAAAGAACTGCATTACAATTTTTTAGAAGTACCTGAATTTTGGGAAATTTGTGCAGATGGTACAAATGGCGTAATTTACGACATGGGATGTAAAAAGGCAGCGATTTATTTTAAGGAACCAATTGAAAAGAGAATTGTACAGCGTGTAGAATGGTGCATGGAAAATGGATGGATATGTAAAATTGATTTTTATAATAAATATGGAATGAGATATGCCAGTGAATTTTTAGATAAGAAGGGGAAGGTAGAATCAAAGGTTTTTTTTACAGATATAAACCAAGAGGTGATCGTAGAACAGCCTCAAAATGGAACAATTACTTTATCTAAAGATGGTAGAATGCAAGCTTTTTGTACGTCTTATGATAAATTTATGGAGCTTTTTGTCGATAAAGCAAATTTGAAGGGGGAATATGCCTTATTTATACAAAACGATGAGGAGTTTAGGCTTTTAAATACAAAGATAAAAGGAAAAAACATGTGGAAATATGTTTTGTTTCAAAATAAAGAGCTGTTGGATAAATATATAAGTATGGATGGGAAAGATGGTTATAGATTTTATGCGGTGCCAGAAATTTATCCAATAAACAGGGCTGCAGGAAAGGTGTTGATTCTAACCGCATCTGACCAAATAGAGGGGATAGAATATTTCGTTCATGAATTGCCGGAGATTATGTTCTACATTGGCGCTAATACTCAGGTTTCTGATAAACTTTATAAACTGGCGGAACAAGTAAATGTAGAAATATATCCTCAGATAAGTTCTCAGAATTTAAATGCTTTATGGGACGAATGTGATTTTTACTTTGACATCAATTACTATCGGGAAATTTATGATGCGGTTAATGTTGCACATCAGAAGAATTTATTAATCATGGGATTTGAAGATACCGTGCATGATAGGGAATTAGTGACAGAAGAGTGTATATTCTTTAAATCAGATTGTGGAGCATTGATTCGGAAAATGAAACAATTGGTAAATAACAGTGCATTAATACAGAACTTATTGTTGAAGCAGCAAAAAAAGAAGCGTGACATTTGGAATAAACTAGTAGGGTTAACAGAAAACAAGGAGGGGTGA
- a CDS encoding glycosyltransferase encodes MNMFITRINGMALTATAQYAQKMVADIAHGLGVKDMGIFCYDSSNESRDSLSARYDGIIAGIAQGDIVFFQHPTWHNLKFEEGLINRIKAYGGRIIIVIHDVEALMVESSRFMLGRVIKLFNLAEVLVVPSSSMKEFLLSNGIKENMKFVIQEIWDYTTNLAFSEMPKLKREIHFVGNPSKFLFLDQWDYDIPLKCYSAETCIGQKVEKIERMNPERLLWELADGGFGLVWYGDEDWHQYMRYNNSFKLSNYLATGIPVIVPRGISNQDLIEKNHLGLVVSSLDEAAEMVKNISEMEYQEYVWHVRQMADLIRGGYFTKKFLVEAVHMLLRDDMVCYSPMNMVYDVSECTFEYVCLRESYRDKMALSWAFTGKADGFLICEADSGNVICDLTNRLEHYYLLGKCRKETGFIVKAYIKSIKGKAVVATSDVAALSRQEKDFRQVSISLIMPAYNSAEYIARSIDTALAQSFLNMEVIIVNDGSTDGTQEIIDWYKEKYPQVKSVYKANGGVASARNVGIERACGDYIGFMDSDDMMHPEMIGKLYETIVKNNCDIAITSAYMITNERYEKILVYPLEEDSIVSADEFLKLYIRNAYPVVWNKIYRTELVKEHLFPTIAYEDDAWTAYILSYAENICYIDKGLYGYDRRHETTLSMNLFAKPMEEIFNNHRKFIMFYLEHGNSKRRDLLKSLALVATNAFIRMYSFPLYQELKKEIEQFNFT; translated from the coding sequence ATGAATATGTTTATAACACGTATAAATGGAATGGCATTGACTGCTACTGCCCAATATGCCCAGAAAATGGTCGCTGATATTGCACACGGGCTTGGAGTTAAAGATATGGGGATTTTCTGCTATGATTCATCAAATGAAAGTAGGGATAGCCTGAGTGCCAGATACGATGGCATCATAGCAGGGATCGCGCAGGGAGATATTGTGTTTTTTCAACATCCTACATGGCACAATTTAAAGTTTGAAGAAGGACTTATCAATCGGATTAAAGCATATGGAGGAAGAATTATAATAGTTATTCATGATGTGGAAGCTCTTATGGTTGAATCGAGTCGGTTTATGTTAGGGAGGGTAATAAAATTATTTAATTTGGCAGAGGTTCTTGTCGTACCTTCCTCTTCGATGAAAGAATTTTTATTGTCTAATGGTATAAAAGAGAATATGAAGTTTGTAATACAAGAAATTTGGGATTACACTACAAATCTTGCTTTTTCGGAAATGCCAAAACTTAAAAGAGAAATCCATTTTGTAGGGAATCCGTCTAAATTTTTATTCCTAGATCAGTGGGATTATGATATACCATTGAAATGCTATTCGGCAGAGACGTGTATAGGCCAAAAAGTGGAAAAGATAGAGAGGATGAATCCAGAGAGACTATTATGGGAGTTGGCTGATGGGGGCTTTGGGTTGGTGTGGTATGGCGATGAGGATTGGCATCAGTATATGCGGTATAATAACTCATTTAAACTCAGTAATTATTTGGCAACAGGTATTCCAGTGATTGTTCCACGGGGAATATCAAATCAGGATTTGATTGAAAAAAATCATCTTGGATTGGTTGTGAGTAGTTTGGATGAAGCGGCTGAAATGGTAAAGAATATATCGGAAATGGAGTATCAGGAGTATGTGTGGCATGTGAGACAAATGGCGGACTTAATCAGAGGCGGATATTTTACGAAGAAATTTCTAGTAGAAGCTGTCCATATGCTTTTGAGGGACGATATGGTTTGTTATTCTCCAATGAATATGGTTTATGATGTGTCGGAGTGTACGTTTGAATATGTTTGTCTTAGAGAGTCGTATCGCGATAAAATGGCTTTATCTTGGGCTTTCACAGGAAAAGCAGATGGATTTCTGATTTGCGAAGCGGATTCTGGCAATGTAATCTGCGATTTGACCAATAGGCTAGAACATTATTATCTTCTGGGAAAATGCAGGAAAGAAACAGGTTTTATTGTGAAAGCCTATATAAAATCAATAAAAGGCAAAGCAGTTGTTGCAACATCAGATGTGGCTGCATTATCAAGGCAGGAGAAAGATTTCAGGCAAGTTTCGATAAGTTTGATTATGCCGGCGTATAATTCAGCAGAATATATTGCAAGGAGCATTGATACAGCATTAGCGCAATCATTTCTGAATATGGAAGTTATTATTGTCAATGATGGAAGTACGGATGGCACACAGGAAATTATTGATTGGTATAAAGAAAAATATCCACAAGTAAAGTCTGTATATAAAGCAAATGGCGGGGTAGCCTCGGCACGAAATGTAGGAATAGAGCGTGCATGTGGAGATTATATAGGGTTTATGGACAGTGATGACATGATGCATCCAGAAATGATAGGGAAATTATATGAGACTATAGTAAAAAATAATTGTGATATTGCCATAACCTCGGCATATATGATAACAAATGAAAGATATGAAAAAATACTTGTGTATCCTTTAGAGGAAGATAGCATAGTCTCTGCAGATGAATTTCTGAAATTGTATATTAGAAACGCTTATCCTGTAGTTTGGAATAAAATATATCGAACAGAACTTGTGAAAGAGCATCTGTTTCCAACGATAGCATATGAGGACGATGCATGGACAGCGTATATTTTATCATATGCGGAGAACATTTGTTATATAGATAAGGGTTTATACGGATATGACAGAAGACATGAAACTACTTTGTCAATGAATTTATTTGCAAAACCTATGGAAGAAATATTTAATAATCACAGAAAGTTTATTATGTTTTATCTCGAACATGGTAATTCGAAAAGAAGAGATTTGTTGAAAAGCCTGGCATTAGTAGCAACAAATGCTTTTATACGAATGTATTCGTTTCCGCTATATCAAGAGCTAAAGAAAGAAATAGAACAATTCAATTTCACATAA
- the asp1 gene encoding accessory Sec system protein Asp1 yields the protein MLYFIPAWYRQNEWCENEQSWHTRRMHSEFDETVKQIQLFHRSGVYPYQIMLLSFAPNFRHFLHRQGVYHASYWSCFDAIQQIRRKKAHVLSFHNIDWPKGIEFVYSQFVVLAFLKGKRYAKIEFGEDGNPIQVDMYEDNMLCRRNIYDDRGFLSCTVLYKNEKPIYQEFLMRDGNWKLRRFYEDDHVEINPRRQEYLLLCGDKERTKRFSRLSYGNMQQVIYEVLTSYLQLTADTDIFCAAMHERHAGLLQEALADRRTILSFYENRYLPQENPEQWKMMKRADFIITDSAENEKRIKNCPGMESKKTTVISPYNVSADSGTSGRIKVQKILVPVDGMKEDVFHELILVLAGYLSRNMNARVHLFTREAEYGRGKKLLEWVREELREAGLEEGLAVETDAENISENNLHEEEKITQKFFAEQCVSELDVSTCMRQQRLIVDVRKNPEMFPQIIALSLGIPQIVCTKTEFVESGRNGIILEEIEQLPDALDYYLVGLTHWNEARVYSYELGRNYTTDKLLKTWKEVLDFVG from the coding sequence ATGTTATATTTTATTCCGGCATGGTACCGGCAGAATGAATGGTGTGAAAATGAACAGAGCTGGCATACAAGGCGGATGCACTCGGAATTTGATGAGACTGTAAAGCAGATTCAGCTCTTTCATCGCAGCGGGGTTTATCCATATCAGATCATGCTTCTTAGCTTTGCACCGAACTTCAGGCATTTTCTTCACCGGCAGGGGGTATACCATGCGTCGTATTGGTCATGCTTCGATGCAATACAGCAAATCAGGCGGAAGAAGGCTCATGTATTGTCTTTTCACAATATAGATTGGCCCAAAGGGATTGAGTTCGTCTATTCGCAATTCGTGGTGCTTGCTTTCCTGAAAGGGAAAAGGTATGCAAAAATAGAATTCGGGGAAGATGGAAATCCGATTCAGGTAGATATGTATGAGGATAACATGCTGTGCCGCCGCAACATATATGACGACAGGGGATTTCTTTCCTGTACGGTTCTCTATAAGAATGAAAAGCCAATTTATCAGGAGTTTTTAATGAGGGACGGGAATTGGAAGCTCCGGCGCTTTTATGAGGACGACCATGTGGAAATCAATCCGCGTAGGCAGGAGTATTTGCTGCTGTGCGGGGACAAGGAGCGGACGAAACGATTTTCCAGGCTTTCATATGGAAATATGCAGCAGGTCATTTATGAAGTTCTGACGTCCTATCTGCAGCTTACGGCGGATACGGATATCTTCTGCGCGGCCATGCATGAACGTCACGCAGGACTTTTACAGGAGGCACTGGCGGACAGAAGGACGATACTTTCTTTTTATGAAAATCGGTATCTGCCACAGGAAAATCCGGAGCAATGGAAAATGATGAAAAGGGCAGATTTCATCATTACGGATTCCGCGGAAAATGAAAAGAGAATCAAAAATTGTCCCGGTATGGAATCAAAGAAAACCACGGTTATCTCCCCTTATAATGTGAGCGCGGATTCCGGGACAAGCGGCAGGATCAAGGTTCAGAAAATATTGGTGCCGGTGGATGGTATGAAGGAGGACGTTTTTCATGAGCTGATACTGGTGTTGGCGGGCTATCTTTCACGGAATATGAATGCGAGGGTTCATCTCTTCACCAGGGAGGCAGAGTATGGAAGAGGGAAGAAGCTTCTGGAGTGGGTTCGGGAGGAATTAAGAGAAGCCGGACTGGAGGAAGGCCTTGCTGTGGAGACGGATGCAGAAAATATCTCAGAGAATAATCTGCATGAGGAAGAAAAGATTACTCAAAAGTTTTTCGCCGAGCAATGTGTGAGCGAGCTGGATGTAAGTACCTGTATGCGGCAGCAAAGGCTGATTGTCGATGTGAGGAAAAATCCGGAGATGTTCCCTCAAATCATAGCGCTCAGTCTCGGAATACCGCAGATTGTCTGTACAAAGACGGAGTTTGTAGAAAGCGGCAGAAATGGAATTATATTAGAAGAGATAGAACAGCTGCCGGATGCCTTAGACTATTATCTGGTTGGGTTGACACATTGGAATGAGGCGAGGGTCTATTCCTATGAGCTTGGAAGAAATTACACCACAGATAAGCTGTTGAAAACATGGAAAGAGGTGCTGGATTTCGTTGGATAA